One Argentina anserina chromosome 6, drPotAnse1.1, whole genome shotgun sequence genomic window, TTCCCGGGATTCTCCCTTGGATTTTTTAGAAGCTTTTTGCAGAGATATCGTTGCAAGTTTTGAGATCCAAGAATCTCTAAGGCTCTCCGGAAAGCTTTTGGTTTCGgtgttttgagttgttgatCTCAAGGGTTTTGTAGCTCTTCAGATTTACGAGGTGAAGTTCTTAGCTTTATGTACTTTGACTCattgtttagggtttagttACATATCTGTGAACTGTTATGAGCTGATGAACATGTGTTTAGCTTTATGTCAAGTTAATTGCCGGTTTGTGTATATTATGGAATTAGTTTGAGCTAAGTTggggttttattttattttatgcagAATTTGATATTGTAGATGGACATTAGTTCTCTTTGTGGTAAGTCGGTGTTGGAAAATGTAGGCTGCTCTCTGGGTTTGCAGTGCTCCGCGAACCAAACGCAACATCCGAGCAGCTCTTTCTGCCGGGATTTGGTTGCTGCTCTTGACGAGTCTTTGAATCTCAGAGAAGTTGGGGAAAAGTCGTTGAATGGCGGAGGTGTTGGAAAAGAGTCCTCTGCTGTTAAAGCTGATGGAGATGTGGGACGTGGTTGTAGTAGGGGTGATGTTGGAGGTGTGGAGAAGGGTAACATGTGCGCAAATGGGGAAGGACGTGAGGGGAAATGCAAGCCCAAGTGCCTGAACAAGTGTGCAACCTTTCCTAGTAGTCAGGTGCTGCCTCCTGATGGTTCCTCAGATAGGGAAGTGGAGGAACCTGAAACAGCTCTGCTGTGGCTATTTGGGGAGGAACATACTATCCAAGGATACTCACGCTCGGTGTCCTTGCCCGTAAGTTATATATCTGAAGGGCTATCTTTATTTCCTTGATACTATGTTTCATGCTTTGATTCCGATTTTCATTTCTGTTAGCATCTTGAGTTTACatctttttgtttatgtgaatATGCATATCATGAGCTCTATTTTATTGGTCTTCCTAGTCATATTTAGTAGCCTCTCCCGTTTTGTAATGAAGACATTATTCTTAATATCATGATTTTTCATAAAGCTACTTTCCTTTATTAAATTATTCAGAGAAATTGCAAGATGAATGATACTTGATCTTTAAATAGAGAACACTTATGTAATCAATAACTTTGACGTGGGTAGGAGGTCTGTATGCCATCTAGAGTAGTTTAGATGGCTTCAGGTGGCTATGTTGAAGAAATATTGGTATCAGATTTGCATACGTCTATTGTCCAATCTCTGTAGGAATGCAACGTACAATTATTGAAAAGCTTCCTCAGGTCTCGGGCTGATTGATTGATCTTGTTTTATACTTTGTGTAGTCTCCTTTGAAGCTTCTTTCTGCAATGAAAGGCagtagagagaaagagggttTATCTACTGAAAAGCTCACTGTTAAATGGGCCCCTGATGTATATGATCCCCCAGTTACCTTGATGTCGCACACTGTTAATAGAAACAAACAGCAGAAGACtagaaacaagaaaaattgGAAGAGAGATGGAAAGAAGGGGCAAAGGAGCAACAATTCACGAGGAAAGGACAAGAAGCAATATCGCAAAGGTGGGGCATCTGAGAGGAGTCACAGGTCCCTGGATTCCCATGAAATGATAACTGAAACTAACGATGAATATGGTGACCTTGTTGGCAACCGAGAGCCACATTCTTATTGTGGGAGTTCCTTCTTGAAAGATTCCCTTACCAACATGCATTATCCAGTTGCGGAGGCCTTGTGAGCAATAGATTTTCTGGAGCATCTCTCATCTTCGTGCATTGTACATAAATAATTTATCGAACAGGTTTTGTTGATTGGTGATCGAAAAACTTGTAACAATCCACTACTCCATGTGTGTCCATGAAATCTGACTCTGGTGCTCTCTTTCTTGAGTTTATGTATATTGCTCGTGTTGTTGAACAGATTTTTGTTGCCATTTGGATTGGTATTTTTACTGATGATGAAATGCATATATTTTATGTGAACTGTGGGCAGCTTGATTGTGTTCTTCTGGAACTGCAAATTGTTGTTTTTCAAGTGTCATTAGTACTTCTACAGATAATTAAGTGGCTTAAGAAGGTTGGTTTTGATCCGGACAGGTAATGAAAAATGGGTGAAAATTATAGTGTTCTTTCAGGGAAGCTTTCTGTAGTGTCCATTTTCTGGTGGCAGAACAGGGTATTCTGAATCTAATTTTAATAAGAATCTGAAACTCGCAATATAACAGGTTGAATCCAAGTGTAATGTGCGAATATACCAGAGGTTATATAGTGTGAGGATGCAAGTCTAAGCCTTTTGAGCGGTTATCGTATATAGAATTTAAGTTTAAGCTTAATCTAAAGTGATTATTTTTGTAATGTGCGAAAATACTAGAGGTTCTATAGTGTGAGAATGCAAGTTTAAGCCTATTATGCGGTTATCGTATGTTAAACACTTGTGGTACAGCTGATAATGGGTCATGTCGGGTCAATGTGTTTTACGTGTTATAAAATATAACTTAAACCCAATCCATTTAATAATtgtttcaaaaatttaaactcaaacacaatttatttattaaacgaGTTACCTGTTTTTTAATCCGTTTAAcctatttaatatatatatcgtgcaATTTTACATAAAAtaagcaattaaaataaatatttaaataaaatagtaaaataattTATCTTATTACTTATATTTTAGTTCAAAATGAGTAAAGAATTATTAAAACTGTATTATAGATGATGCTACTTTCTTAAATTGGTCATGCATatgtttt contains:
- the LOC126797321 gene encoding uncharacterized protein LOC126797321 is translated as MDISSLCGKSVLENVGCSLGLQCSANQTQHPSSSFCRDLVAALDESLNLREVGEKSLNGGGVGKESSAVKADGDVGRGCSRGDVGGVEKGNMCANGEGREGKCKPKCLNKCATFPSSQVLPPDGSSDREVEEPETALLWLFGEEHTIQGYSRSVSLPSPLKLLSAMKGSREKEGLSTEKLTVKWAPDVYDPPVTLMSHTVNRNKQQKTRNKKNWKRDGKKGQRSNNSRGKDKKQYRKGGASERSHRSLDSHEMITETNDEYGDLVGNREPHSYCGSSFLKDSLTNMHYPVAEAL